AACGGCAGGCCGCTTCGGCGGATTCAAAGAATGGCTCGTTACGCATTCGTTCTCAAATTCAACCATATTCTTCACAGCTTTCCTGATTTATTTCGTAGCCCAGCTCTCGTTCCGGGGTTTCGTTGGCTGGATAATAGGTCTTCTGTTGGTATATGTGGGCTTCGAGTTTTATCGCCTTGTCCTTCTTGCCAAGGGACAAGCAAAGCCTCACTTTGAAGATCCAAGCGATGAGAGCTAACCAAGGGCTCCAGCGGATTTGCTCCACGCTGCGCGCTCCGCAAACGCGCTGAGCCCAAACGTTGGGCGTCAAGGAGAAAGCTGTGCCAATAACTGAGGAACAGATGAACGCGATTGACGAATTTTTCGCAGCTGCGGAACGCCTTAAAGCGCTTGGGATTATTCGCTCGGACCGTTATCTCGGAGACATCGCAGAATTTATTGCCAAGACTCAACTTGGAATGACCATGGCAGCAAGCTGCCGAGAACCCGGCCATGATGGGCATATTGATGGCAAAAGAGTTCAAGTCAAATTCAATGGTGGCACGAGTATCACGATAGACGTTGGCAATCCGGCCACTTACGACGAGTTAATTGTGATCCTCGGTCCCAATAGCGTAATGCGAGCCCCCGACTTACCCGAACCCTATGTGATTTATCAAATTCCGAGCGAAATCGTCAAACAAAAGTCCCCGCATAGGGACGGTAAGCTCCGCTTGGCTAAGGGCGATCTGCCCGCCCAATGTCGTGTTCAGCCATCGGCATGA
The sequence above is a segment of the Desulfuromonas thiophila genome. Coding sequences within it:
- a CDS encoding DUF6998 domain-containing protein, which translates into the protein MNAIDEFFAAAERLKALGIIRSDRYLGDIAEFIAKTQLGMTMAASCREPGHDGHIDGKRVQVKFNGGTSITIDVGNPATYDELIVILGPNSVMRAPDLPEPYVIYQIPSEIVKQKSPHRDGKLRLAKGDLPAQCRVQPSA